From Methanosarcina lacustris Z-7289, one genomic window encodes:
- the comE gene encoding sulfopyruvate decarboxylase subunit beta, translated as MYVVNPEEEVIAIMKKTGIDLAATLPCDRIKNLLPLVSENFSEIKLTREESGVGICAGAYLAGGKPMMLIQSTGLGNMINALESLNVTCKIPLPVLASWRGVYKEAIEAQVPMGVHLPAILEGAGLKYTIIDEAEKLPLLENVIKDAFENSRPHIALVSPKVWEGSDCCAWEAQKPPELPKKERICKFRLTQKVLEPRMIRNDAISAVAAEMDGEITVTNLGVPCKELYAARDRDLNFYMFGSMGLVSSIGLGLALHTDRQVVVFDGDGSLLMNPNALLEIGKEAPKNLVIVALDNGAYGSTGSQETCALRYIDLEILANACGIQNTYKINTEEEFVYVYKDSLYARQTSFIHVILKPGNTNAPNIPLSPEEATKRFKEALDTKKL; from the coding sequence ATGTACGTGGTAAACCCGGAAGAAGAAGTAATAGCAATCATGAAAAAAACAGGTATTGACCTTGCTGCAACGCTTCCCTGTGACAGGATCAAGAACCTGCTTCCTCTGGTCTCGGAAAACTTTTCCGAGATCAAATTGACCAGGGAAGAAAGCGGGGTTGGGATTTGTGCCGGGGCCTACCTTGCAGGTGGAAAACCCATGATGCTTATCCAGAGCACTGGGCTCGGAAATATGATCAATGCCCTTGAGTCCCTGAACGTAACATGCAAAATACCCTTGCCTGTGCTGGCAAGCTGGCGCGGCGTTTACAAAGAAGCCATAGAAGCGCAGGTTCCTATGGGAGTCCACCTGCCAGCAATCCTGGAAGGTGCAGGGCTGAAATACACGATAATTGACGAAGCTGAAAAGCTCCCTCTCCTTGAAAATGTGATCAAAGACGCCTTTGAAAATTCCAGGCCCCACATAGCTCTGGTCTCACCGAAAGTGTGGGAAGGTTCGGACTGCTGTGCCTGGGAAGCTCAGAAGCCCCCGGAGCTGCCGAAAAAAGAAAGGATCTGCAAATTCCGCCTGACACAGAAGGTTCTCGAACCCCGGATGATCCGGAACGATGCAATCTCTGCCGTGGCAGCCGAGATGGATGGAGAAATCACCGTAACAAACCTCGGCGTCCCCTGCAAGGAACTCTACGCTGCCAGAGACCGGGACCTTAACTTTTACATGTTCGGGTCCATGGGGCTTGTCTCCTCCATCGGGCTTGGCCTTGCCCTGCACACGGACCGGCAGGTTGTGGTCTTCGACGGGGACGGAAGCCTCCTCATGAACCCTAACGCCCTCCTGGAAATAGGGAAGGAAGCCCCGAAAAACCTGGTTATCGTAGCCCTTGACAATGGCGCCTACGGCTCTACAGGCTCTCAGGAGACCTGCGCTCTCCGTTACATTGACCTGGAAATTCTGGCAAACGCCTGCGGAATCCAGAACACATATAAGATCAACACGGAAGAGGAATTCGTATACGTGTACAAAGATTCCCTTTATGCCAGGCAGACATCCTTTATCCATGTGATCCTGAAGCCAGGAAACACAAATGCCCCCAATATTCCCCTGAGCCCGGAAGAAGCCACGAAACGCTTCAAAGAAGCGCTGGATACAAAAAAACTGTAA
- a CDS encoding tetratricopeptide repeat protein, whose amino-acid sequence MPAKLREEAVKYFNETLDLMQKGKSEEAIESLRKAEKAAHEAKDGAILFHTLKVRGQLLQSLGRLEEAKETYTFSLTTSVKLLSDEPENKLYIDTLHMNLNNLGNLGNIFQRAGDFPSSQQCYEIGLEISRKQLDFHPENEFYRMYAGNTQNNIGEMLFIMGNLEKAKEKYEEALKTYALLLKNFPKNPEYLSDTAMTLNNLGTLYSEKGQKAEAKENFEKALEILKKMGKKDPGNEKLREEISLTRKRLETL is encoded by the coding sequence ATGCCCGCTAAATTAAGAGAGGAAGCAGTAAAATATTTTAATGAAACTCTGGACCTGATGCAGAAAGGAAAGTCCGAAGAAGCCATCGAGTCCCTCCGGAAAGCCGAAAAAGCCGCACATGAAGCAAAAGACGGAGCTATCCTGTTCCACACTTTAAAAGTAAGAGGGCAGTTACTTCAGTCCCTTGGCAGACTTGAAGAAGCAAAGGAGACCTACACCTTCTCTTTAACAACCAGCGTAAAACTCCTCTCAGACGAACCGGAAAACAAACTCTACATTGATACCCTCCACATGAACCTCAACAACCTAGGAAACCTCGGCAACATATTCCAGAGAGCCGGCGACTTCCCCTCCTCCCAGCAGTGCTATGAAATTGGCCTCGAAATCTCCCGGAAACAACTTGATTTCCATCCCGAAAACGAATTCTACCGAATGTACGCCGGAAACACTCAGAACAACATTGGAGAAATGCTTTTCATAATGGGCAATTTGGAAAAAGCAAAAGAAAAATACGAAGAAGCTCTCAAAACCTATGCTCTCCTCCTCAAAAATTTCCCGAAAAACCCTGAATATCTCTCAGATACAGCAATGACCCTCAACAACCTCGGAACTCTCTATTCAGAAAAAGGGCAAAAAGCAGAGGCAAAAGAGAACTTCGAAAAAGCGCTTGAGATCCTGAAAAAAATGGGCAAAAAAGACCCTGGGAATGAAAAGCTCAGGGAAGAAATCAGCCTCACCCGGAAAAGGCTCGAAACGCTCTGA
- a CDS encoding cysteate synthase has protein sequence MGRFILKCLKCGREYGQEYRLTCEDDDSLLRAEYFEKRLELRDQPGIGRFHSWLPIQEELTTEAGPVTYKSEALARELGLSNLYIGFSGYWPEKGAFIKTCSFKELEAHPTMQLLKESGGKAIVLASAGNTGRAFAHASALTGPDVYIVVPDSGIPKLWIPEEPTDSIHLISMTPGNDYTDAINLAGRIAKLPGMVPEGGAKNVARREGMGTVMLDAAVNIGRMPDHYFQAVGSGTGGISAWEAALRLRADGRFGSGLPKLQLAQNLPFVPMYNAWQAGRREIIPEIDMKDAKKQIEETYATVLTNRAPPYSVIGGLYDALVDTDGIMYAVTKEEALEAKALFEALEGIDILPPSAVAVASLLKAVEAGNVGKDDTILLNIAGGGFKRLKEDFTLFQVEPEVTVRDSDVPLEDLKI, from the coding sequence ATGGGAAGATTTATATTAAAATGTCTGAAATGCGGAAGAGAATACGGTCAGGAATACAGGCTAACCTGTGAGGACGACGACTCTCTTTTGCGGGCGGAATACTTTGAAAAAAGGCTTGAGCTTAGAGACCAGCCTGGAATAGGAAGATTTCATTCCTGGCTTCCGATTCAGGAGGAGCTTACTACCGAAGCCGGGCCCGTCACGTATAAAAGCGAAGCTCTTGCGCGGGAACTCGGGCTTTCGAACCTTTACATAGGGTTCAGCGGGTACTGGCCCGAGAAAGGGGCTTTTATCAAGACCTGCAGTTTCAAAGAACTCGAAGCCCATCCTACGATGCAGCTGCTCAAAGAATCCGGGGGAAAAGCCATTGTCCTTGCCTCTGCAGGAAATACGGGAAGGGCATTTGCACACGCGTCGGCGCTTACAGGGCCGGATGTTTATATAGTGGTTCCCGACTCGGGCATTCCGAAGCTCTGGATACCTGAAGAACCGACTGATTCCATTCACCTTATCAGTATGACTCCGGGGAACGATTATACCGATGCTATCAACCTTGCAGGAAGAATTGCAAAACTTCCCGGCATGGTCCCTGAAGGAGGAGCCAAGAATGTTGCCAGAAGGGAAGGAATGGGCACTGTAATGCTGGACGCAGCCGTGAACATCGGAAGGATGCCAGACCACTACTTCCAGGCTGTCGGAAGCGGCACAGGAGGGATCTCAGCCTGGGAAGCTGCGCTGAGGCTCAGGGCTGATGGGCGTTTTGGCTCCGGACTTCCAAAGCTCCAGCTTGCCCAGAACCTGCCTTTCGTTCCGATGTATAATGCATGGCAGGCAGGCAGAAGAGAGATCATTCCCGAAATTGACATGAAAGATGCAAAGAAACAGATCGAAGAGACCTATGCCACTGTGCTTACCAACCGGGCACCACCCTATTCCGTAATCGGTGGGCTCTATGATGCCCTTGTCGATACGGACGGGATAATGTATGCAGTTACTAAAGAGGAAGCACTTGAAGCAAAAGCGCTTTTTGAGGCTCTTGAAGGAATAGATATCCTGCCCCCATCTGCAGTTGCAGTTGCCTCCCTGTTAAAAGCCGTAGAAGCCGGAAATGTCGGAAAAGACGACACCATTCTCCTGAACATTGCAGGCGGAGGTTTCAAGCGGCTGAAGGAAGATTTCACACTTTTCCAGGTTGAACCTGAAGTTACTGTTCGGGACTCTGACGTTCCACTTGAAGATCTGAAGATCTGA
- the lonB gene encoding ATP-dependent protease LonB yields the protein MEYNENQNIDGSSENMKRQIPEVGEVVSNIIDTSAADQTKDEPTQVMAESESSEEIDEDAIGFKFEDTSNIEVPKLLIDQVLGQEHAVEVVRKAASQRRHIMMIGTPGTGKSLLAKAMAELLPKEELKDILVYPNLEDLNNPKIREVPAGKGREIVMAHKMEARKKAQARNMLMMLFVLGIIIYSYFVAQLLWGIIAGIMILMLTRQFLPKEEMMIPKMAVSNYDKEQAPYIDATGAHAGALLGDVRHDPFQSGGLETPAHDRVEAGDIHKAHKGVLFIDEINTLRLESQQSLLTALQEREYPITGQSERSSGALVKTEPVPCDFIMVSAGNLDAVQKMHPALRSRIKGYGYEVYMRDSMEDSPENRKKLVRFVAQEVVRDGHIPHFDEGAVEDIIREARRRAGRKGHLTLKLRDLGGLVRVAGDIAHSEGAPITTSEHVIAAKRIARSIEQQLADSYLDQRKEYESFMRKGSAIGRVNGLAVMGGDSGIVLPIVSEVTPALSGAEGRIIATGKLKTIAKEAVLNVSAVIKNMTGTDVSRHDVHIQFVGTYEGVEGDSASVSIATAVISAIEKIPVDQTVAMTGSLSVRGDVLPVGGVTYKIEAAARAGMKIVIIPKANEADVLIEKAYRDKIQIIPVSTIAEVMEHSLVGPRKNTIIEKLKNITKLSFDIPEVSPAPVQSMNLFGCRN from the coding sequence ATGGAATATAATGAAAATCAGAACATAGACGGGTCTTCGGAGAATATGAAAAGACAAATCCCTGAAGTGGGTGAAGTTGTTTCAAATATAATAGACACGTCTGCGGCCGACCAGACGAAGGATGAGCCTACTCAGGTCATGGCCGAGTCTGAGTCAAGTGAAGAAATAGATGAAGATGCCATAGGCTTCAAGTTTGAAGACACTTCAAACATAGAGGTCCCAAAACTCCTTATTGACCAGGTATTGGGACAGGAACATGCTGTAGAAGTCGTAAGGAAGGCCGCAAGCCAGAGACGGCACATCATGATGATAGGGACTCCTGGAACAGGAAAATCCCTGCTTGCAAAGGCAATGGCAGAACTTCTTCCAAAAGAAGAACTCAAGGATATCCTTGTATACCCTAACCTTGAAGACCTTAACAATCCCAAGATAAGAGAGGTTCCAGCCGGGAAGGGCAGAGAAATTGTCATGGCTCACAAGATGGAGGCAAGAAAGAAAGCCCAGGCTCGGAACATGCTTATGATGCTCTTTGTTTTGGGTATTATCATCTATTCTTACTTCGTCGCCCAGCTGCTCTGGGGTATCATTGCAGGCATTATGATTCTAATGTTAACCCGCCAGTTCCTTCCTAAAGAGGAAATGATGATTCCAAAAATGGCGGTTTCAAATTATGACAAGGAGCAGGCACCCTACATCGATGCAACCGGAGCCCACGCAGGAGCTTTGCTTGGGGATGTCAGGCATGACCCGTTCCAGTCCGGAGGGCTTGAAACCCCTGCACACGACAGGGTAGAAGCCGGAGATATCCACAAAGCCCACAAAGGGGTACTTTTCATTGATGAAATTAATACTCTCAGGCTTGAGTCCCAGCAGAGCCTCCTGACTGCGCTTCAGGAAAGGGAATACCCGATTACCGGGCAGTCCGAAAGGAGTTCGGGAGCTCTTGTTAAGACCGAGCCCGTACCCTGCGACTTCATTATGGTCTCTGCAGGGAACCTGGATGCAGTACAGAAAATGCACCCTGCACTCAGGTCAAGGATAAAAGGCTACGGGTACGAGGTCTACATGAGAGATTCCATGGAAGACAGTCCCGAAAACCGGAAGAAACTTGTTCGCTTCGTTGCCCAGGAAGTCGTCAGGGACGGGCACATCCCTCACTTTGACGAAGGTGCAGTAGAAGATATAATCAGAGAAGCCAGAAGGCGTGCAGGCAGGAAAGGCCACCTTACCTTGAAACTCCGTGACCTTGGCGGGCTTGTGCGTGTTGCAGGAGATATTGCCCACTCTGAAGGGGCTCCAATCACAACTTCCGAGCATGTGATTGCGGCAAAGAGGATCGCAAGGTCCATTGAACAGCAGCTTGCAGACAGCTACCTCGATCAGCGCAAGGAATATGAATCTTTCATGAGGAAAGGTTCTGCTATAGGTAGAGTCAACGGGCTTGCGGTTATGGGTGGAGATTCAGGAATTGTGCTCCCCATTGTATCTGAAGTCACCCCTGCTCTTTCCGGGGCAGAAGGAAGAATTATTGCGACAGGTAAGCTCAAGACCATCGCAAAGGAAGCAGTGCTGAATGTATCTGCCGTGATCAAGAACATGACCGGTACGGATGTTTCCCGGCACGATGTCCACATCCAGTTCGTAGGGACATATGAAGGTGTGGAAGGGGACAGTGCATCGGTTTCCATAGCAACCGCCGTAATCTCTGCTATTGAAAAGATCCCTGTGGACCAGACTGTCGCAATGACGGGTTCTCTTTCTGTCAGGGGAGATGTCCTGCCTGTTGGCGGGGTCACCTACAAGATTGAAGCTGCAGCCCGGGCCGGCATGAAGATAGTTATTATCCCAAAAGCCAATGAGGCAGATGTTCTTATTGAAAAGGCATACAGGGATAAGATCCAGATCATTCCTGTTTCCACTATTGCGGAAGTAATGGAACACAGCCTTGTGGGCCCGAGAAAGAACACAATTATCGAAAAACTCAAAAATATTACAAAACTAAGTTTCGATATTCCGGAAGTATCACCCGCTCCCGTACAGTCCATGAACCTTTTTGGGTGCAGGAACTAA
- a CDS encoding zinc ribbon domain-containing protein, with amino-acid sequence MSKNINFVCPKCGNTTYDLGEIRATGGFISKVLDVQNKKFTHVTCKRCKYTEFYQADSSMLGNIFDLFT; translated from the coding sequence ATGAGCAAAAATATTAATTTCGTCTGCCCCAAATGCGGGAACACCACTTACGATCTCGGCGAAATCCGAGCAACCGGCGGCTTCATCAGTAAAGTCCTCGACGTCCAGAATAAGAAATTCACCCACGTCACCTGTAAGCGCTGCAAATACACCGAATTCTATCAGGCAGACAGCAGCATGCTCGGGAACATCTTCGACCTTTTCACGTAA
- a CDS encoding tetratricopeptide repeat protein gives MSRSKVKNLLLLKQIHSAVTQIKKGKLDKALETLDKAEKSARQAKSTDALYYILFTRGGILYSAKEYDQALETYERSLEVGSELMKTDPENADYQHYMGTTLSNTGNLLRKKGEMNRAAESYSSARKIYSDLIAKNPENVVYRSYAGENLNNYGVLLTESGPLDTACEIFKEAVETYENLFKENPENLGYQAELSVALSQLGSCLIQQGPEEIETAKQNLERALEMQENLLAQQSENEKIKESITLTKKRLEGI, from the coding sequence ATGTCCAGAAGCAAGGTAAAAAATCTTCTCCTTCTGAAGCAGATCCACAGTGCTGTAACCCAGATAAAGAAAGGCAAACTGGATAAAGCCCTCGAAACCCTGGATAAAGCTGAAAAGTCTGCAAGACAGGCGAAATCCACAGATGCCCTCTATTATATACTCTTTACTCGTGGAGGTATCCTCTACTCGGCAAAAGAGTATGACCAGGCCCTTGAAACATATGAAAGGTCCCTTGAAGTAGGTTCCGAACTCATGAAAACCGACCCGGAAAATGCCGATTACCAGCATTACATGGGCACAACCCTGAGCAATACAGGAAACCTCCTTCGAAAGAAAGGAGAAATGAACAGGGCTGCTGAATCCTATTCCAGCGCCCGTAAAATCTATTCGGACCTTATCGCAAAGAACCCTGAAAATGTTGTTTACCGCTCTTATGCCGGAGAAAACCTGAATAACTATGGTGTTCTCCTCACAGAGTCCGGTCCCCTGGATACAGCCTGTGAAATCTTTAAAGAAGCAGTCGAAACTTACGAAAACCTATTTAAAGAAAATCCCGAAAACCTTGGTTATCAGGCAGAACTCTCAGTTGCGCTCAGCCAGTTAGGAAGTTGCCTCATACAGCAGGGACCCGAAGAAATCGAAACTGCAAAACAGAACCTTGAAAGAGCCCTTGAAATGCAGGAAAATCTGTTAGCCCAGCAGTCTGAAAACGAAAAAATCAAAGAATCCATCACCCTGACAAAGAAAAGGTTAGAAGGAATTTGA
- a CDS encoding tetratricopeptide repeat protein — translation MQKGKHEEALKELEKTEEAAKRAKTNDISLNVQTLKGLIMQTIGAYEEALKIHSLALKTTEELLSKDPDNKPYQSGLQINLDEIFNIGNHFYEMGRFLQAKNCYELHLLISQKLLEIDNENVTYQSSVAMTLNNLGSLLQDMGRIEEAKNRYEKALEIYEKLLENDPENVMYQSYVGTTLNNLGTLLKNMGRIEEAKKRYEKALEMREKLLENDPENVMYQSYVGGTLNNLGTLLKNMGRIEEAKKRYEKALEMREKLLENDPENVMYQSYVGGTLNNLGTLLKNMGRIEEAKKRYEKALEMYEKLLENDPENVTYQSDVAMTLNNLGILLQNMGRIEEAKNRYEKALEMYEKLLENDPENVTYQSYVGATLNNLGSLLQDMGRIEEAKNRYEKALEIYTEPMQYMTIGKKSHSVIKLIDLNSKLATEETQPFDQMKYLQELYHLCKKNQGFFIKYDLRNERELVTEAGLNAYIDFLMKNMKLEKSFEKRAEKYGMALEAVKKLEEMETDESVSKLCTSAACYLEGRKFINEAFAFGKTNLGLVSKAVEKFKEARENYKKADVCYYIYIGLLNILEYVEGEEEVEVPELEKLVAEAVKPFQDNANLSGIKASFENIPKIFLEKNRVTRQERQKEFEESVSLIESKALENFFGHVNCKIKAYFEKPLNLNISYEKWILKVRFLYPEQIKGKLTIKAGDKTLFDRALSKEEIEKSVLEIDFLEIGYLPQGEDKISFMTMEQKKPFFETVNYFEKITNKHETRILQMDNSNQSCIGKELRVAAVQLKYHIYKEDSIIKILADDDYHKKVMVILEAIKKEADIIVFPEFSIPFEFLEEIQKFADEHRVLVVAGSHYVTEKNLGFYGDLFAREFGEEDLMKNISPIIIPDSKIVHNEKYLGAGPERSKFFEEGMEIGKVNHIFKIRERLSVGIMICYEFLNTDYRHRIVSACDVIIVPQTNPDTSSFYAAAWYDIDRPSGGGNKDFIIANGIYTFGEDKKVKGGSTGIASTMDKHSKDKRGEGIIAPIGGVMEQFVLIAEINTNYFPAYDTQNAQKSVTNQLIQIFEEAEILKYPGDDKDPEINSKNFLELLSSIETAEKTELKALLVNARRKLQENEPAGDKKKKSLIEKYSPLMNKRIQDLENLKIDQMKKKCRFLLIPNN, via the coding sequence ATGCAAAAAGGCAAACATGAAGAAGCATTAAAAGAGCTTGAAAAGACCGAAGAAGCCGCAAAGAGGGCGAAAACAAACGACATTTCACTCAATGTTCAGACCTTAAAAGGACTTATAATGCAGACAATCGGGGCATATGAAGAAGCCCTGAAGATCCATTCTCTTGCCCTAAAAACTACTGAAGAACTCCTCTCAAAAGATCCTGATAACAAGCCTTACCAGTCAGGTCTTCAGATAAACCTTGACGAAATTTTCAATATTGGAAACCATTTCTATGAAATGGGACGTTTTCTTCAAGCAAAAAATTGCTATGAGCTACACCTCTTAATCTCTCAAAAACTCCTTGAAATAGACAACGAAAATGTAACCTACCAATCATCTGTAGCAATGACGCTCAACAATCTCGGAAGCTTGCTTCAAGATATGGGGCGCATCGAAGAGGCGAAAAACAGGTACGAAAAAGCACTCGAAATTTACGAAAAACTACTCGAAAACGACCCCGAAAATGTAATGTACCAATCTTACGTAGGAACGACGCTCAACAATCTCGGAACCTTGCTTAAAAATATGGGGCGCATAGAAGAGGCGAAAAAAAGGTACGAAAAAGCACTCGAAATGAGAGAAAAACTACTCGAAAACGACCCCGAAAATGTAATGTACCAATCTTACGTAGGAGGGACGCTCAACAATCTCGGAACCTTGCTTAAAAATATGGGGCGCATAGAAGAGGCGAAAAAAAGGTACGAAAAAGCACTCGAAATGAGAGAAAAACTACTCGAAAACGACCCCGAAAATGTAATGTACCAATCTTACGTAGGAGGGACGCTCAACAATCTCGGAACCTTGCTTAAAAATATGGGGCGCATAGAAGAGGCGAAAAAAAGGTACGAAAAAGCACTCGAAATGTACGAAAAACTACTCGAAAACGACCCAGAAAATGTAACCTACCAATCAGATGTAGCAATGACGCTCAACAATTTAGGAATCTTGCTTCAAAATATGGGGCGCATAGAAGAGGCGAAAAACAGGTACGAAAAAGCACTCGAAATGTACGAGAAACTACTCGAAAACGACCCCGAAAATGTAACCTACCAATCTTACGTAGGAGCGACGCTCAACAATTTAGGAAGCTTGCTTCAAGATATGGGACGCATCGAAGAGGCGAAAAACAGGTACGAAAAAGCACTCGAAATTTATACGGAACCCATGCAGTACATGACTATAGGGAAAAAATCCCATTCAGTAATCAAACTTATTGATTTGAACTCCAAACTTGCTACAGAAGAAACTCAACCATTTGATCAAATGAAATACTTACAAGAACTATACCATCTGTGCAAAAAAAATCAAGGGTTTTTTATTAAGTATGATCTAAGGAACGAAAGGGAACTGGTTACTGAAGCTGGACTTAATGCTTATATTGACTTTTTAATGAAAAATATGAAGCTTGAAAAGAGTTTTGAAAAACGAGCAGAAAAATATGGAATGGCTCTTGAGGCAGTTAAAAAACTAGAAGAAATGGAAACGGATGAATCTGTTTCAAAACTATGTACTTCGGCAGCCTGTTACCTTGAAGGAAGAAAATTTATAAACGAAGCCTTTGCTTTCGGAAAAACCAATCTGGGACTTGTTAGTAAAGCGGTAGAAAAGTTCAAAGAGGCAAGGGAGAATTATAAAAAAGCAGATGTGTGTTACTACATTTATATAGGGCTCCTGAATATTCTGGAATATGTAGAGGGAGAGGAGGAAGTAGAAGTTCCTGAGTTGGAGAAATTGGTTGCTGAAGCAGTTAAACCTTTTCAGGATAATGCCAATCTTAGTGGAATAAAGGCTTCCTTTGAAAACATCCCAAAGATCTTTCTGGAAAAAAACAGGGTAACACGGCAAGAACGCCAGAAAGAATTCGAAGAAAGTGTTAGTTTAATTGAGTCCAAAGCTCTTGAAAACTTCTTCGGGCATGTGAACTGCAAAATAAAGGCTTATTTTGAAAAACCTTTGAATCTCAACATTAGTTATGAAAAGTGGATATTGAAAGTAAGATTCCTTTACCCTGAACAAATAAAAGGTAAATTAACCATCAAGGCAGGAGATAAAACTCTTTTCGATAGAGCACTCTCCAAGGAAGAAATTGAGAAAAGTGTACTTGAAATAGATTTCCTTGAAATCGGTTATTTGCCCCAGGGAGAAGACAAAATCAGTTTCATGACGATGGAACAGAAAAAACCATTTTTTGAGACTGTCAATTATTTTGAGAAAATAACCAATAAGCATGAAACCCGAATTCTTCAAATGGACAACAGCAATCAATCTTGTATTGGAAAAGAATTAAGAGTTGCCGCTGTTCAATTAAAATATCATATTTACAAGGAAGATTCCATCATAAAAATCCTGGCTGATGATGATTACCACAAAAAGGTCATGGTAATTCTTGAAGCTATAAAAAAGGAAGCCGACATTATTGTTTTCCCTGAATTCTCTATTCCTTTTGAATTCCTTGAAGAAATACAAAAATTTGCGGATGAACACAGGGTTTTAGTCGTTGCAGGAAGCCACTACGTCACAGAAAAGAATCTGGGGTTCTACGGGGATTTATTCGCCAGAGAATTTGGCGAAGAAGATTTGATGAAGAATATTTCTCCTATAATAATTCCTGACTCAAAGATCGTTCACAATGAAAAATATCTAGGAGCCGGTCCAGAGAGATCTAAATTTTTCGAAGAAGGGATGGAAATTGGAAAAGTAAACCATATATTCAAGATACGGGAAAGGCTTTCCGTTGGGATCATGATTTGCTACGAGTTTCTCAATACTGACTACAGGCACCGAATAGTCTCCGCTTGTGACGTAATTATTGTGCCGCAGACAAACCCGGATACAAGTAGCTTTTACGCTGCTGCGTGGTATGATATAGACCGCCCATCAGGTGGGGGAAATAAAGACTTCATCATTGCAAACGGAATCTATACTTTTGGAGAAGACAAAAAAGTTAAGGGGGGAAGCACAGGGATAGCCTCAACAATGGACAAACACTCAAAAGATAAAAGAGGAGAAGGGATTATTGCCCCAATTGGCGGCGTAATGGAACAGTTTGTCCTGATTGCTGAAATAAACACAAATTATTTCCCTGCTTATGATACCCAGAACGCACAGAAATCAGTTACAAACCAGCTCATCCAAATTTTTGAAGAAGCTGAAATACTCAAATATCCCGGAGACGACAAAGATCCTGAAATAAACAGCAAAAACTTCCTTGAACTATTGAGTAGTATTGAAACTGCTGAGAAGACAGAATTAAAAGCACTTCTTGTGAATGCTCGAAGAAAGCTTCAGGAAAATGAACCTGCTGGGGATAAGAAGAAAAAATCTTTGATCGAAAAGTACTCTCCTCTGATGAATAAACGGATTCAGGACCTGGAAAACCTCAAGATAGATCAAATGAAAAAAAAATGCCGCTTCCTCTTGATCCCGAATAATTAA